TGGCGAAAATCCAAGCAGACCTGCTCCAATTCCATTCGTTAAAGCATTTGCCGAAAGAGCGACTCCTAGAACAATGGACTCAAGCAAACTAATACTTATAACCTGGTCTGACATGGCGATTCCTTGCGCCTGGTTTTTTCGTGGAACGGCCAACAAAATAATACGAAGACCAATAATGACCAAGATGAAGGCACTAAGTACCACGGGAAATATCCCAGGTAGTATTTTGGAAATCCACATCCCGAAATAGATACCGCACACGCTGAAGAGAACACAAATTACCGAAATCAACATGTTTGAATAATGACTGATGCGGATATTACGTATGCCATAAGACAATCCTACACCCAAATTATCAATGCTCGATGAAAATGTTAAAGCTGCAATAATAAGCCATGATGCCATAATACTCAACACCTCCAAAGTTTTAATTTATCTCAAAGCATTATATTAGGTATGTTGAAGAAAGTGCTTGCCCTTAACTAATTTTGTTGAAAAAAATGAAACATTCGAATTCATTCCGTTGAGGTTCTTTAAGTGGGGCACTTAATGTGTTGATATTTCATCAACGTTTTGATGAATAAATGGCACACCTCCTCAACAGTTGAATAAAGTGTTAGAAAATCTAAGACTTTCATTCAGCTTAGGGCGGAGGCCATAATATGGAGTATGTTAAAGCTTTCTTTGAATAATGGAAAAATCTAATCCTAACCCGGATTAGATTTTTTTTGCTCATTGACTATGACGACCGTCATAATATATGATTATGACGGTCATCATAATTGTGTTCAGAAAAAGGAGAATTAACTATGCCAATGATCGATGTGTACACACCAGAAAATCTCTTCCCTGCAGATGCAGAAAAGGAATTAGGAACAGCTTTGGCTCATGCCGTTCTTAGGGCAGAAGGCGTTGCTTCACCTAGTCCATTTCATCTGGACAATACAGCAGTTTTTATTCATCGGCTTAAAGCAACGGACATTCATACTGGAAGTACAAACTCAGCGAATAATGTACGAATACAAATTATTACACCACCTGGTGCACTTAATCGGGAGGGACAGAAGCAAATTACGAAGGAAGCGACAGAAATTGTCGCGCGGATTTCTGGTGATGAGACGCTTTTCAAGCGTACCTGGGTCATACTTACCGAAGCTTCCGAAGGTGGGTGGGGATTGC
This portion of the Cohnella abietis genome encodes:
- a CDS encoding manganese efflux pump, yielding MASWLIIAALTFSSSIDNLGVGLSYGIRNIRISHYSNMLISVICVLFSVCGIYFGMWISKILPGIFPVVLSAFILVIIGLRIILLAVPRKNQAQGIAMSDQVISISLLESIVLGVALSANALTNGIGAGLLGFSPLLLSVLAAIGSFVTVWAGVVFGAKMSHIRIGKFNVGQFGTLISGVLLLLVAYLAFVD
- a CDS encoding tautomerase family protein, producing MPMIDVYTPENLFPADAEKELGTALAHAVLRAEGVASPSPFHLDNTAVFIHRLKATDIHTGSTNSANNVRIQIITPPGALNREGQKQITKEATEIVARISGDETLFKRTWVILTEASEGGWGLQGTAFGVEEFSALAARAAAAKAAQEAIKE